A single genomic interval of Lathyrus oleraceus cultivar Zhongwan6 chromosome 7, CAAS_Psat_ZW6_1.0, whole genome shotgun sequence harbors:
- the LOC127107239 gene encoding albumin-1, whose amino-acid sequence MAYVKLSLLPLLLLATFFLMSMKEVEAVCPLACVIHKPKGCGEGCKCIPVSLTAGVCKKASFEDVTRMVEKHPKLCESHADCTKKGSGSFCARFRNPEIEYGWCFDSNPHAQASFKNALSSEFSNLLKMPSAVST is encoded by the exons ATGGCTTACGTTAAGCTATCTCTTTTGCCTCTCCTCTTGCTTGCCACATTTT TTTTAATGTCCATGAAGGAGGTAGAAGCAGTTTGTCCACTTGCTTGTGTTATACATAAGCCAAAAGGATGTGGTGAAGGTTGTAAGTGTATCCCCGTTTCATTAACGGCTGGTGTCTGCAAAAAAGCATCATTTGAAGATGTTACTAGGATGGTAGAGAAACATCCTAAGTTATGTGAGTCTCATGCCGACTGCACAAAAAAGGGAAGTGGGAGTTTTTGCGCTCGTTTTCGAAATCCGGAGATTGAATATGGTTGGTGTTTTGATTCTAACCCTCATGCACAAGCCTCGTTCAAGAATGCTCTTAGCTCAGAGTTCTCAAACTTGTTGAAGATGCCGTCAGCAGTTTCTACTTAA
- the LOC127104682 gene encoding uncharacterized mitochondrial protein AtMg00810-like produces the protein MLLVALYVNDIIFLGNNGQMIEEFKDTMTREFEMTDLGLMRFFLGLEVRQEETRILISHEKYAKEILKKYKIESCNPISTPMKPGAKLSKFDGGERVEASKYRSLVGSLRYLTCIRIEDYKLVGYSDNDWCGDINDRKSTSGYVFYMGNTAFTWLSKKQPIVTLSTCEAEYVATSWCVCHAIWLRRLLSKMKWKDKESVVVGRPRDSGLLIVSICGWSCGLKDGPLEIVGWLKRNKVAGFMLFSDGVWSRFCDVFGGFACVHGEWERLPAKTEGGKGVMVQLG, from the exons ATGTTACTTGTAGCTCTCTATGTCAATGATATAATCTTCTTGGGTAACAATGGTCAGATGATAGAAGAATTCAAGGACACAATGACACGTGAATTCGAGATGACAGACTTAGGTCTGATGAGATTCTTTCTTGGTCTGGAGGTTCGACAAGAAGAAACAAGAATCCTTATTTCACACGAGAAATATGCAAAAGAAATATTGAAAAAATATAAGATCGAAAGTTGTAATCCGATTTCGACGCCAATGAAACCAGGTGCAAAGTTGTCGAAATTTGATGGAGGAGAACGTGTCGAAGCAAGCAAATATCGAAGCTTGGTAGGTAGTCTTCGTTATCTCACGTGTATAAG AATAGAAGATTACAAGTTGGTTGGTTACTCCGACAATGATTGGTGCGGAGATATAAATGATCGAAAAAGCACTTCAGGATATGTGTTCTACATGGGAAATACCGCATTTACTTGGCTTTCTAAGAAGCAACCGATAGTAACACTTTCGACGTGTGAAGCTGAATATGTGGCAACATCTTGGTGTGTTTGTCATGCAATATGGCTTAGAAGATTGTTGAGCAAAATGAAG TGGAAAGACAAAGAGTCTGTTGTAGTTGGAAGGCCAAGAGATAGTGGCTTATTAATAGTATCTATCT GTGGTTGGTCGTGTGGTTTGAAAGATGGACCGCTAGAGATTGTTGGTTGGTTGAAGAGAAATAAAG TGGCGGGTTTTATGTTGTTTTCTGATGGTGTTTGGAGTAGATTTTGTGATGTTTTTGGTGGCTTTGCTTGTGTTCATGGTGAATGGGAGCGGTTGCCAGCGAAAACAGAGGGTGGAAAGGGTGTTATGGTGCAGTTGGGTTAA